A window of Cucurbita pepo subsp. pepo cultivar mu-cu-16 chromosome LG06, ASM280686v2, whole genome shotgun sequence contains these coding sequences:
- the LOC111796808 gene encoding BRISC and BRCA1-A complex member 2-like has translation MSSDTVPPLIAAHINYLLSHFPLPVKIENMWSGSRHCPGIIDRFTLIVPYCLEFVRWDIMYNAETPFSAPDIMFGAEDENFHPFSSKVDEGERDHNSLQNCLRDWNSKDPSRLTSLLQELRDRYVSYQRKRVEGVDDERLKFELCTMLSREVMFFIIRFDRLLTLTW, from the exons ATGTCCTCCGACACTGTACCACCTCTCATTGCTGCTCATATCAATTACCTGCTCAGCCACTTTCCTCTCCCCGTCAAG ATTGAGAACATGTGGTCTGGCAGTAGACACTGCCCTGGAATTATTGATAGGTTCACGCTGATCGTACCTTACTGCCTTGAATTCGTCAGAT GGGACATCATGTACAATGCTGAAACACCATTTTCTGCTCCTGATATTATGTTTGGAGCAGAAGATGAAAATTTCCATCCATTCTCAAGTAAGGTTGATGAAGGAGAACGAGATCATAATTCATTACAGAACTGTCTACGTGACTGGAACAGCAAAGATCCATCACGGCTCACTAGCCTCCTTCAAGAACTAAG GGATCGATATGTGTCGTACCAAAGGAAACGTGTTGAAGGAGTTGATGATGAAAGATTGAAGTTTGAACTTTGTACTATGTTATCTAGGGAGGTAATGTTCTTCATTATAAGGTTTGATAGACTGTTAACTCTAACTTGGTGA
- the LOC111797182 gene encoding putative HVA22-like protein g, translating into MIGSFLTRGLVMIFGYAYPAYECYKTVEMNKPEIEQLRFWCQYWILVAVLTVCERIGDAFISWVPMYSEAKLAFFIYLWYPKTKGTTYVYDSFFRPYVAKHETDIDRNLLELRTRAGDMAIIYWQRAASYAQTRIFEILQYVADQSTARPRRSQQQQGSKVPPDNVAPKHPATTANQVQIEPTSSTSQQQKDVAEEVGVSQVSKLKTTFEVLNTQKVPKSTTTVEVPSTSKGLKPSTSIEVPNTQKAVAASEPALASSNLSLPSEMEPMEIETVSHPVHENEIPPLKETVMEDSTKVTRARLRKTRSGAANS; encoded by the exons ATGATTGGCTCCTTTCTTACCAGAGGACTTGT AATGATTTTTGGCTATGCTTATCCTGCTTATGAGTGTTATAAAACTGTTGAAATGAACAAACCAGAGATTGAGCAACTTCGTTTTTGGTGCCAATACTG GATATTAGTGGCTGTTTTGACAGTTTGTGAGAGGATTGGAGATGCATTCATTTCATG GGTTCCTATGTATAGTGAAGCTAAATTGGCATTCTTTATATATCTCTGGTACCCTAAAACAAAG gGAACAACTTATGTGTATGATTCCTTCTTTAGACCATATGTAGCAAAACATGAGACAGATATTGACCGAAATTTGTTGGAACTAAGGACCAGAGCTGGTGATATGGCTATTATTTACTGGCAGAGAGCTGCAAGCTATGCTCAAACAAGAATATTCGAGATTTTGCAGTATGTTGCTGACCAATCAACAGCAAGGCCTCGCCGGTCTCAG CAACAGCAAGGGTCAAAGGTTCCACCGGACAATGTTGCACCAAAACACCCGGCAACCACTGCAAATCAAGTGCAAATTGAACCAACATCATCTACATCTCAACAACAAAAAGATGTAGCTGAAGAGGTGGGTGTGTCACAAGtttcaaaactaaaaaccACATTTGAAGTTCTTAATACTCAGAAAGTGCCAAAATCGACAACCACAGTCGAAGTTCCTAGTACTTCTAAAGGGTTGAAACCATCAACCTCGATTGAAGTTCCTAATACTCAAAAAGCAGTTGCAGCATCTGAACCAGCTCTAGCCAGCAGCAACCTATCTTTACCATCTGAAATGGAGCCAATGGAGATCGAAACAGTGTCACATCCAGTGCACGAGAACGAAATTCCTCCCCTTAAAGAGACTGTAATGGAAGACTCCACAAAAGTAACTCGCGCGAGATTGAGAAAGACCCGTTCAGGTGCTGCTAATAGCTGA
- the LOC111797361 gene encoding WEB family protein At1g75720, with translation METGGVKLKRAEIDTRKPFRSVKEAVSLFGDKVLAGELYSNRLKQMHGRDQRRDTNELKLGNVAAELEETKQSLEKAKEESMVMAHCLSSLQEELENTKKELQFLKESELFHQSEDVKVVDAAAAADSMEFQKKRYVTFANPPAAVAHLVIPPPTGVEKLERLSSFRREKNKMKKTLIPLISAIFSKKK, from the exons ATGGAAACAGGAGGTGTCAAACTCAAAAGGGCAGAGATTGATACCAGAAAGCCATTTCGTTCAGTCAAGGAAGCCGTTTCGTTGTTCGGCGACAAAGTTTTGGCCGGAGAACTCTATAGCAACAGGCTTAAACAG ATGCATGGCAGAGATCAGCGAAGAGACACAAACGAGTTGAAATTAGGGAACGTTGCAGCTGAATTAGAAGAAACAAAGCAAAGCCTCGAAAAGGCCAAAGAAGAAAGCATGGTGATGGCTCATTGTCTTTCATCCCTCCAAGAAGAGCTCGAAAACACCAAAAAAGAGCTTCAATTCTTAAAGGAATCAGAATTATTCCACCAATCTGAAGATGTAAAAGTTGTAgacgccgccgccgccgccgattCAATGGAGTTTCAAAAGAAACGTTATGTCACTTTTGCCAACCCCCCTGCCGCCGTTGCTCACCTCGTCATTCCGCCGCCCACCGGCGTTGAGAAACTGGAACGGCTCTCGTCTTTTAGAagggagaagaacaagatgaagaagacATTAATCCCTCTCATCTCCGCCATATTttccaagaaaaaatga
- the LOC111796810 gene encoding gibberellin-regulated protein 11-like — protein sequence MAATKGLVFAMLLIAFAFVLLVESAQMAITTQVDSPLPGEIDCGEACDARCQLSSRQKICKRACGTCCARCQCVPPGTSGNYDVCPCYANMTTHGGRHKCP from the exons ATGGCAGCAACTAAAGGTCTTGTGTTTGCTATGCTTCTtattgcttttgcttttgtgcTCCTTGTGGAATCAGCCCAAATG GCTATCACAACTCAGGTTGATAGCCCTCTTCCTGGCGAGATAG ATTGTGGGGAAGCTTGTGATGCGAGATGCCAATTATCGTCGAGGCAAAAGATCTGCAAGAGGGCATGTGGAACCTGCTGCGCTCGCTGTCAATGCGTTCCACCAGGCACTTCAGGCAACTATGATGTTTGTCCCTGCTATGCTAACATGACTACACATGGTGGCAGGCACAAGTGTCCCTAG
- the LOC111796809 gene encoding AP-2 complex subunit sigma, with protein MIRFILLQNRQGKTRLAKYYVPLEESEKHKVEYEVHRLVVNRDPKFTNFVEFRTHKVIYRRYAGLFFSLCVDITDNELAYLECIHLFVEILDHFFSNVCELDLVFNFHKVYLILDEFILAGELQETSKKAIIERMGELEKLE; from the exons ATG ATCCGATTCATACTTTTGCAAAATAGGCAGGGCAAGACCCGTCTGGCTAAGTATTACGTTCCTCTTGAGGAATCCGAAAAGCACAAGGTCGAGTACGAG GTTCATCGATTGGTGGTTAATAGAGATCCCAAGTTCACAAATTTCGTTGAG TTCCGAACACACAAGGTCATCTACAGACGATATGCAGGATTGTTTTTCTCCCTTTGTGTGGACATAACAGACAACGAGTTGGCCTATCTTGAGTGTATTCATTTGTTTGTGGAGATTCTGGATCATTTCTTCAGCAATGTGTGTGAGCTCGATttggtttttaattttcacaag GTCTATCTGATACTTGATGAATTTATTCTTGCTGGAGAACTCCAAGAAACGAGCAAAAAG GCGATTATTGAAAGAATGGGGGAACTGGAAAAGCTGGAGTGA
- the LOC111797184 gene encoding auxin-responsive protein SAUR50-like, which produces MGITKMPQTAVLKQMIKRCSSMGRKQHHHYDDLAGLPLDVPKGHFVVYVGENRSRYIVPITFLNHPQFQILLQQAADEFGFDHDMGLTIPCDEHSFQSLTSTLR; this is translated from the coding sequence ATGGGCATTACCAAAATGCCACAGACGGCGGTGCTGAAGCAGATGATCAAGCGCTGCTCCAGCATGGGGAGAAAGCAGCACCACCACTACGACGACTTAGCAGGGCTCCCTTTGGACGTCCCCAAAGGACACTTCGTGGTGTACGTGGGTGAAAATCGAAGCAGATACATCGTCCCCATCACATTTCTGAATCATCCTcagttccaaatcttgctccAACAAGCCGCTGACGAATTTGGGTTCGATCATGACATGGGCCTCACCATTCCCTGCGACGAACACTCCTTTCAGTCCCTAACTTCCACGCTTAGATGA
- the LOC111797183 gene encoding protein SPA, chloroplastic — MTVAPSLSRLHSPFLYCPLKPTSSASLSLTFSRNQRSPASYPRIRAIDLDQNTVVALSVGLASLAVGIGIPVFYETQIDNAAKRENTQPCFPCTGSGAQRCRFCMGTGNVTVELGGDEKEVSRCINCDGVGTLTCTTCQGSGIQPRYLDRREFKDDD, encoded by the exons ATGACAGTAGCACCTTCGCTTTCTCGCCTCCACTCCCCATTTCTGTATTGTCCTCTCAAGCCGACTTCTTCTGCCTCTCTATCCCTTACATTCTCCAGAAATCAACGATCGCCAGCATCATATCCACGCATCAGAGCTATAGATCTTGACCAAAATACG GTGGTGGCACTTTCAGTGGGGCTAGCGAGTTTGGCAGTTGGAATAGGCATTCCGGTCTTCTATGAAACCCAAATTGATAATGCT GCAAAGCGTGAAAATACTCAGCCCTGCTTTCCCTGCACTGGTTCGGGAGCAC AGAGATGCAGATTTTGCATGGGAACTGGCAATGTGACCGTAGAACTTGGTGGAGATGAAAAGGAAGTCTCCCGATGTATTAACTGTGATGGTGTTGGCACATTGACATGCACTACATGTCAGGGCTCAGGAATTCAACCTCGATACCTAGATCGCAg AGAATTTAAAGATGATGATTGA
- the LOC111796515 gene encoding uncharacterized protein LOC111796515 — translation MALLTSHHNKRRKKHKNPSPPPPSAQSSWDQIKSLLTCKQIETSRVHEPVKRSPAYSKLGSSCSSICSFRDVVHGNAKVVHRADNSPESSSVGQETRLLHRKPPNGSSSRSLTAPTPARTKHAASASYSSSSRGIQLRKLSGCYECHTIVDPTGYPIPRSSLCPCPHCGEVFPKPESLELHQLVRHAVSELGPDDSGRNIVEIIFKSSWLKKDRPICKIQRILKVHNTQRTIQRFEDCRDAVKTRALNSTKKNPRCAADGNELLRFHCSALLCDLGSRGSTGLCGSIPGCGVCTVIRHGFQCKPGGVPGVQTTASSGRAHDSFGCSDGRRRAMLVCRVIAGRVKRMAEDGAGTTTTEEENMSAAGSYDSVSRHSGMYSNLEELIIFNPKAILPCFVVIYEALQT, via the exons ATGGCGCTCTTAACTTCCCACCACAATAAACGCCGAAAAAAGCACAAAAACCCATCCCCGCCGCCGCCCTCCGCCCAATCCTCATGGGACCAGATCAAGAGCCTCCTCACCTGCAAACAG ATCGAGACTTCGAGAGTTCACGAGCCGGTGAAACGCTCGCCGGCGTACTCAAAGTTGGGGTCTTCTTGCAGCTCCATATGTAGCTTTAGAGACGTGGTTCATGGCAATGCCAAAGTGGTTCATAGAGCCGACAACTCTCCCGAAAGCAGCTCCGTCGGACAGGAAACCAGGTTGCTTCATAGAAAACCCCCAAACGGTTCCTCATCTCGTTCTTTGACGGCGCCGACACCTGCCAGAACCAAACACGCTGCTTCAGCTTCCTACTCCTCTTCTTCTAGAGGAATCCAATTACGAAAGCTTTCTGGCTGTTATGAATGTCACACCATCGTTGACCCTACTGG GTACCCAATTCCGAGGAGTTCATTATGTCCTTGTCCTCACTGTGGAGAGGTGTTCCCAAAGCCTGAAAGCTTGGAGCTTCACCAATTAGTTCGCCACGCTG TATCCGAGTTGGGTCCTGACGATTCGGGTCGAAACATCGTGGAGATAATTTTCAAGTCAAGCTGGCTGAAAAAGGACCGACCCATTTGCAAGATCCAACGGATACTAAAGGTCCACAATACCCAACGCACCATCCAACGCTTCGAGGACTGCCGTGATGCAGTGAAGACACGTGCGCTCAACAGCACCAAAAAAAACCCGCGCTGTGCGGCTGACGGTAATGAGCTGTTGAGGTTCCATTGTAGTGCCTTGTTGTGCGACCTCGGCTCACGTGGCTCTACCGGCTTATGCGGCTCGATACCCGGCTGCGGTGTCTGCACCGTCATCCGCCACGGATTCCAGTGCAAGCCCGGTGGGGTCCCTGGCGTACAGACTACTGCCAGTAGCGGTAGGGCCCACGATTCGTTCGGATGCAGCGATGGTCGGCGGCGGGCGATGTTGGTGTGCCGTGTCATCGCCGGGAGAGTCAAGCGTATGGCAGAAGATGGGGCAGGAACAACGACGACGGAGGAGGAGAACATGTCGGCGGCAGGGTCATACGACTCCGTTTCACGACACTCCGGGATGTACTCCAATCTGGAGGAGCTCATCATTTTCAATCCAAAGGCTATCCTTCCTTGTTTTGTCGTCATCTACGAAGCCCTCCAAACCTAA
- the LOC111797133 gene encoding hexokinase-2, chloroplastic, which translates to MSLPALGSFSPLTSPAFRGRPRFVMSGRSKALSVAPILTKFQKDCDTPLPVLRYVADAMADDMRAGLAIDGGSDLKMILSHVDTLPTGNEKGLLYGLDLGGTNFRVLRVQLGGKEERVIATEFEQVSIPQHLMFATSQELFDFIASGLAKFVEGEGNRFHLPPGRKREIGFTFSFPVNQTSIDSGILIKWTKGFAVSGTAGKDVVACLNEAMERRGLDMHVSALVNDTVGTLAGARYYDDDVVAAVILGTGTNACYIERKDAIPKLQGQASSSGKTIINTEWGAYSNGLPLTVFDREMDAASINPGEQIFEKTIAGMYLGEIARRVLLAMAEFAPLFGKSIPEKLFTPFVLSTPDVCAMHQDVSNDLQAVGSILYNVFGVESDLSARKAVVEVCNTIGRRGGRLAGAGIVGILHKIEDFEDVKLGKRRVVAMDGGLYENYPQYRRYLKEGVAELLGTELAKNVAIEHTKDGSGIGAALLAASNSIYRT; encoded by the exons ATGTCGCTTCCTGCCCTTGGATCTTTCTCTCCGCTAACATCTCCGGCGTTCAGGGGCCGGCCTCGCTTCGTCATGTCCGGCCGATCCAAAGCCCTCTCTGTTGCGCCAATTTTGACCAAGTTTCAGAAGGATTGCGACACCCCTTTGCCGGTATTGCGCTACGTGGCCGATGCAATGGCCGACGATATGCGGGCTGGGCTCGCTATCGACGGTGGCAGCGATCTCAAAATGATTCTCAGCCATGTCGACACTCTGCCAACTGG GAATGAGAAGGGATTGCTTTATGGATTGGATCTCGGCGGCACCAACTTTCGGGTTCTTAGAGTGCAATTGGGCGGCAAAGAAGAACGTGTTATCGCCACTGAATTTGAACAAGTTTCAATCCCTCAACACCTCATGTTTGCCACATCTCAG GAGCTCTTCGATTTCATTGCCTCTGGTCTGGCAAAATTTGTAGAGGGAGAAGGCAACAGATTCCACCTCCCTCCTGGAAGAAAAAGGGAGATTGGATTCACATTCTCATTCCCTGTGAACCAAACTTCCATTGATTCTGGCATTTTAATCAAGTGGACTAAGGGTTTTGCTGTCTCTGGAACG GCTGGGAAAGATGTCGTTGCTTGTCTAAACGAAGCCATGGAACGACGAGGACTAGATATGCACGTTTCCGCCCTT GTAAACGACACGGTTGGAACCTTAGCTGGAGCTAGATACTACGACGATGATGTCGTGGCTGCTGTGATTTTAGGGACCGGAACCAACGCTTGTTATATAGAACGAAAGGATGCTATTCCTAAGCTGCAAGGCCAGGCATCCTCTTCAGGGAAAACT ATTATCAACACGGAATGGGGAGCATATTCAAATGGTCTTCCTCTCACTGTTTTTGATAGAGAGATGGATGCTGCCAGTATAAATCCAGGGGAGCAG ATCTTTGAGAAGACAATAGCAGGAATGTATCTGGGCGAAATTGCTCGTAGAGTGCTTTTGGCAATGGCTGAATTCGCCCCTCTTTTCGGCAAATCAATTCCCGAAAAGCTGTTTACGCCGTTCGTCCTCAG CACTCCAGATGTATGTGCTATGCATCAAGATGTTTCCAATGACCTTCAAGCCGTTGGATCGATCTTGTACAACGTTTTCGGG GTGGAGTCGGATTTAAGTGCAAGAAAAGCTGTGGTAGAGGTGTGCAACACGATTGGTAGGCGGGGCGGGCGATTGGCAGGGGCGGGAATAGTAGGAATCCTGCACAAGATTGAAGACTTTGAAGATGTAAAGCTTGGAAAGAGGAGAGTTGTGGCGATGGATGGAGGATTGTACGAGAATTATCCACAGTACAGAAGGTACCTTAAAGAAGGAGTAGCAGAGCTTCTGGGAACAGAGTTGGCTAAGAATGTGGCCATTGAACATACCAAGGATGGCTCTGGCATTGGGGCTGCTCTTTTGGCTGCTTCAAACTCTATTTATAGAAC